From Mastacembelus armatus chromosome 13, fMasArm1.2, whole genome shotgun sequence, one genomic window encodes:
- the LOC113124277 gene encoding olfactory receptor 52E8-like, with the protein MFYTNVTRIKDFFIIGFPGLSPEYYGPVSALLFVLFLAIAAGNIFILVFVKCERSLHKPTYLIFCHLALTDVAFGTVTLPKIISKYWFDDSFISFPGCFAQMYFVHFLGATHSFILMVMALDRFIAVCAPLHYAALFTNTTVTVLCGISWVMPISWMVGVVLDALTLPFCNSNIIVQCYCDHIAITSLGCERVQEVYAVAFGLAMFTLLVPLAFIIVSYFVIIVVVMRMSSSEGRFRTLSTCTPQLLITFLYYMPRCFMYLANYMGFTFSLSVRIVIVMLYSLLPAAVNPIIYCFKTKDIKENLRKKLFIRKINISI; encoded by the coding sequence ATGTTCTACACAAATGTAACAAGGATAAAAGACTTTTTCATCATTGGATTTCCTGGACTTTCACCAGAGTATTATGGACCTGTGTCAGCCCTGCTTTTTGTACTCTTCTTGGCTATAGCTGcaggaaacattttcattttagtctttgttaaatgtgaaaGGTCTCTTCACAAACCCACATATCTCATCTTTTGTCACTTGGCCTTAACTGATGTAGCATTTGGGACTGTTACTCTACCAAAGATCATATCAAAATATTGGTTTGATGACAGCTTTATTTCATTTCCTGGCTGCTTTgcacaaatgtattttgttcattttttaggGGCAACTCATTCTTTCATCCTGATGGTGATGGCTCTTGATCGGTTTATTGCAGTTTGTGCCCCGCTGCATTACGCAGCTCTTTTTACAAATACCACAGTTACTGTGCTTTGTGGTATATCATGGGTTATGCCAATATCATGGATGGTGGGTGTAGTGTTAGATGCTCTTACACTGCCTTTCTGTAATTCAAACATAATTGTACAGTGCTATTGTGACCATATAGCAATAACATCACTCGGATGTGAAAGGGTACAGGAAGTTTATGCAGTTGCATTTGGTCTTGCCATGTTTACTTTGTTGGTGCCTCTGGCTTTTATTattgtctcttattttgtcatcattgttgttgttatgcGTATGTCCAGCAGTGAGGGCCGATTTAGGACTCTGTCTACCTGCACACCACAGCTTCTCATCACATTTCTGTATTATATGCCAAGATGCTTCATGTATCTGGCAAATTATATGGGATTCACTTTTAGTCTTTCAGTTCGTATTGTTATTGTCATGTTATACAGTCTTTTACCTGCTGCTGTCAACCCCATAATTTACTGTTTCAAAACTAAAGATATCAAAGAAAACCTGAGAAAGAAATTATTCATTAGGAAAATTAATATCAGCATCTGA